Proteins encoded in a region of the Saccharothrix ecbatanensis genome:
- a CDS encoding extensin family protein yields MITFSRIDGTPVYYWRSSRGNTTLRNWQATQAFYDSLVLWIRDLRSLSSAYGSITYLVSAGFYVNKPGQHGAGTAMDLDYVRWSGGQVSSPLDQHHASGTLATRRRYLAVDAACRRRFRYVLDGWYNSAHADHIHSDFGGLPVRCVTSSDSDTKFVQSLCNNFMSSGLVVDGIWGPRTQSAFNTAKSRLGVTGDPHTSSAAWQTFLSAAARRGFANQAF; encoded by the coding sequence ATGATCACGTTCAGCCGGATCGACGGCACCCCCGTCTACTACTGGCGGTCCAGCCGCGGCAACACGACCCTGCGCAACTGGCAGGCGACCCAGGCCTTCTACGACTCCCTGGTGCTGTGGATCCGGGACCTGCGGTCGTTGTCGTCGGCCTACGGCAGCATCACCTACCTGGTGTCGGCCGGGTTCTACGTGAACAAGCCCGGCCAGCACGGCGCGGGCACCGCGATGGACCTGGACTACGTCCGGTGGAGCGGCGGGCAGGTCTCGTCACCGCTCGACCAGCACCACGCGTCCGGCACCCTCGCCACCCGGCGTCGGTACCTGGCGGTGGACGCGGCGTGTCGGCGGCGCTTCCGGTACGTGCTGGACGGTTGGTACAACTCCGCCCACGCCGACCACATCCACTCCGACTTCGGCGGCCTGCCGGTCCGCTGCGTGACGAGTTCGGACAGCGACACGAAGTTCGTGCAGTCGCTGTGCAACAACTTCATGAGTTCGGGGCTGGTGGTGGACGGCATCTGGGGTCCGAGGACCCAGAGCGCGTTCAACACCGCCAAGTCGCGGCTCGGCGTCACAGGCGACCCGCACACCAGCAGCGCGGCGTGGCAGACGTTCCTGTCCGCCGCGGCGCGCCGGGGATTCGCCAACCAGGCGTTCTAA